CTGATATCATACGAAAAGCCTGCATCAAAATTGGCGAGGTTGAGGATCCAACTGCTAGGAACAAGAAAtttcagagctttgaaTGTCTAGTCATAGAtcctttgatgaattcCATAGAAGCTCTCAAAAATCTCGACATAACTAAGGATGCAATCTACAGCGGACTTGTAAGGGCTGAGTCAGAGATTCTCTTACAAAGTCTCTCCACATTGAAGAACATACTGAACGAATTCGGAGATATCATGACTGAAACTTGGCCGACCGTTTTTAAGATCATTAATTCCCCTTTTTACTGGAATTCCGAAAGTATTGACAATATGTTATCAGCGGATGAAGACGACTCTTCCCTAGTGAATGGAATTGCCCAAAAGCATATTGAAATGATACAGGTCTCTTATGACGTTTTCAAATTAGTTTCCGACGACTTTTTACAAACATTGCCGCTGGAGGTTATCAAGTGCGTTATTGACACCATTGTCCATTTTGTTACTCAAAAACAAAATTTGAATATATCTTTCTCATCACTTAGTCAATTTTGGTCGCTGGGTGATTATTTTAGAATGCAAGAGAGCGCTAACCAAAATGCTTGGCTTGGCATAGATTCTTCGAGATTTGTGGATAATATTACGAAAGGAAAATTGATGGATGTAATTGTCGCGAAAGACAGTACGCCGTTCGAGGTTCACTGTGGTCTCTGGCTTTACCTACTGAAAGAGCTCACTGGGTGTTCTGAGGACGAGCGAAAGGAAGTGAAAAACGGGGCGATTCAAACTCTCTTTAGAATAATAGACTCGCATTCTGCATATTTTCCAAGTTGGAAGCTTATTTTTTTGGAAGTGATCAAACCATTGCTCTCTACCAAGAGAGATGCGAATCAGCTTCTAAATGACGTCGAATTTTGGAATCACACATTAGAAGGCTTGGTAAAGCTGTACCCTGTCCATTTTGGCAATTTTTCGGATGAAGGTAGTGCAAGAGAGGAATGGATAACTCTATTGAACTTTCTGCAATTACTGCTTAACTCTGGTTTGCCTGAGGTATCATACGTCGCAATTGTCAACTATCGAACCCTCCTGAAGGCTATGGTGAACCTGAAAAAAGTGCCACAGGAAGTGCTGGCAAAATGTGTATCAATATGGAGCGGGTATGATGTTGTGTACAACGATATGCCTTCATCAAATTCCCCCATCCAGAAAAACGGATATGACTGCATACACGAACTAATAACATCTTTTCCTTATTTATATGAAATCGTCACCACCTATCAAAAGATGTCTGTCGAATTTGTGGAAATCActctgaatcttttcaactcCGCTGTCAGATATCCCCTGCTCCCTGAGCACACTAAAGATAACCTCAAGCCTTCATCATTACAATCAGCAGTTCTAAGCGGTTTAGAAATCTTCCGCCCATCTcatgatgatgatgtcgATACTCTAATCCTCTACCAACTGAGTGTGATAGTAACGCTGCCTTTTGAAACTCGagagaagattgaaaagaagctGCTACCGAAGCTGCCTAACTCCTCAAAAGCTCGCCTACCAACTTTTGGGGCCGTCAGTGCAAGCGCACTTGAGATTTTCAATAAGCGGTTACTTAACGGGAAAGTTGATAGCTGGGGTCCcttgaaggagaaataCACCATCAAAATGTTCAAAAATTTGGGCGAGGTCATCCGTCGTAAATCTCTAATTCGCAACGCAGGAAATGAATCGCCAATCTACACGGCAGCTTGCGAAGCCTGTGCAATACTGACTAATAGGATCTTTGGCTTATTTTCAACGTCCAAGATGTctgttcaagttcaagataatttcttcgatgttTTCATAGAAATCGCCTCATCGCCCCTTCAAAGGATTGATATGGTTACAGATTCCGAAACCGAACATTTTGATGCTAACGCTTATTCAATGTTGAGAAACATTTTCATCAGACAGGACGTAATAGGACTCTTCAAACAAGCACAGATTGAGAAAATCTTATCTTCTGTATGGGCTGGTTCTTTCTTGTAcgaaaaagatgaaatcgaAATGGAAATAATGAATCGAAATCAGTCATTGAGAGATCTAGCCAAAGGTTTGGCcaattttgattttgattaTATTGCTGCTTCAACCGTCGAAACAACTGTCCTTAGTAAGAGCGAATGCGCTTTGATCTGTCTCCGAGATCTAGTTCACTTTGTCCGATTTTCTGAAGAGCAGTTTGAGACTTTGAGGAAGCTTTGTGCGCCTTATCTCGTTTGCCGTATTGCTTTCGTTCTTAGACGCTTTATCTCACATGAATCTCTCAGAAGAATGGCTCCAATTCCAAAGATACGCAAGCTTGAATTGCAAATATTGATCCATGGACTGCATGGTATCGTTGAAGATTTGCTAATCGGgtcaaactcatcaaagGATGCTATTTGCAATGATTTGAAGTTACTTCATCCGTTGATCTTACGGGCGATGCCGCTGTCGCATATGCTAGAGAATTTAcagaaagaactgctgGACCTGTCTCTCGGACTAACTAAATTGACTTCAAACTAAGCAAATCATACAACCATTAAATGGAAGGGACAGGTTGCAGCTGACCAACTGCGCGAACGATTCCAAATCCGTTTTCTTTCACATGTAGAAAACATCTTACTTCTAAACCATTAGTGAACTATTTAGAAACGTTTAACGATTTGGCCTGAAATATTTACCAACGCCGACTGATACTATTTCTTCCAGGACAACAATGGTGTCAAATCTTCAGGTCCGCAAGCCATATTAAAAAAGGTATGATGTAAAAGCTCCTCTGTTGATGCTCTGTATCTGACATCAACACAGAGGCAAACACTTAAAAATCTCTTGATCTCAAGGGACAAGGTTTCAGGGTGCTTCAATTTCGGAGTTCCATTGGTCGCTATCAGGTAcaaagctttcaaaggGTCTTCATTCAAATATGGAGGTTCACCTTCAAGCATTTCGATACCCATTATGCCTAGCGACCATACATCAACTTTTTCATCATATTCACGTTGCTTGACAACTTCTGGAGCCATCCAGTAAGGTGTGCCAACCATGGTTGCCCTTTTACTTCTTTTGTCCGTTAGTTTGGCACAAAACCCAAAATCAGTAATCTTAACACGAGCTCTTGTATCTAGTAGAACGTTATCGGACTTTATGTCTCGATGGATGATGTTCTTGTCATGCAAAAATCGTAAACCGTGGCATGTTTCGCGGACGATATAAGCGATCTGAGGTTCAGTTAACGGAGAGTTCATGCTTCCATTTGACGGACTGTTTTCTATAATGTCTGTCAAGGAACCGCCTTCCATGAATTCCATTACAACCCATAAATCATCTTCAGTCTTAAGATAAGCTTCAAGGAAATTTACTATGTTCTTGTGCCGAGAGTCCTTCATGACTAATATTTCATTGACAATCAATTCTTTTCGCGGCTGCTTGGACAGGATCATTTGTTTGATGGCCACCTTATCTCCTGCTTGCGAACGCTCTTGATTATTATCTAGCTCCTCTTCAGTAAGCTTGGGAGGGAGCATTATTCTTTGCGCCAGGTAGACTGAACCGCTAGCACCTTGACCAGCCTTTTCGATCATGTTAAAATAAGGCGAAGGGTCAAGATTCAACGCCACCGTATTCAACTTAGCCATTATCTCGGCATTAGACATGGATGGCTTGGTTGGCTTTCGCTGTTTAGTAACACCAGCATGACTTTTCTGCTCCGTTAGTGGCTTCTTTGGAGCCTGTCTCAAGGGTTGCAAAGGCTGCTGCTCTGCTCTATGGGTAGTTGGAGAAGGTCGCTGGTCTTCTGATCTTTCATAATGCGCTTGTGTGGAACTTGAGCCCAAATTACTAGTTTGCACATTTTTCTGGGCAGTTCGTACCGCAGACGGAGGTTGAGGTGCTGCTCGCTGAGGATGCAACCTCGGTGGTATGGCAGTTCCTTGTTGAGGACTTATGTCTCGCGTATTTTGttctgatgattttgatgcATAGGTGGTAGGCTGTTTTGCATATGGATTGACATTATTGTGATGTGGCCGGTATCCAGTGGATTGATAACTTGTTTGTTGACcatgctgctgctgctgatggCTTTGTTGCTGAAAATTGGCGTGAGGTAAGTTACGCTGCCCATAGGGGCTATTAGGTGAATGACCACTTCCTGCTTGTTGTGTATGTCTCGGATGCTGtgtttgctgctgataAGGTGTAAAATGTTGCGGCGATGGTGTGTTTGTTTTTAGAAGCGGTAGAGTAGCTTTTTCAGGCACTCTGGAAACTTTGGTATTAGGAGGTGATGGAGCGTGTCTCTGCGCTAACAAACCAGTTGGACCGACAGAGCTGTTGCTCGCATTCAAATTCTTATAGATGTTATTACTGCTCGACTTCAACGAGCTACCACTTTTAGCTGCATTAAGCGGCGGATGCTGACTTGCATTATTGATGCTGGGGTTACTGGCGTTTCCCGAGATTCCGTTGTACTCCTGGTAAAACCGCAATACTTGGATCACTGCGGCGGAATCATTGTTCCAATCTTCGCCTGTAATCCTCGAATgcttcagaagcttctCCCAGTTAGAAGGCATTCCGACAAAACTGCCAGTCTCGGGGTCAAACCCGACATGCACCTTATGAGTAAAATTCGTAGGTGACGAAACACCGCTTAGTAGTGGGCATTTGGCAAAGATTGCATCTAACCAACTATGCAGTTCCTGCTCCGTCTTGGGAGATATGAATATCGATTTTCTCGAGCCAGAGTCTCCAGTGTTTCCAGAACCGCTGGAACCTGTGGACGCCGACgagttcgatgagcttgacAGCCGCTCGTTCGACCGAACGATCTCAAAGCAATTCTGTTTCAGCTGATTTCTGCTGACACTTACGATACTCGTCAACGGGATCTGCAAAACGGGATCATCCGCAACCTTGTCATTCTTGTAAAGCGCCAAATAAGAATCGTTCAGCACCATGTATCGCTTCTGCCATAGGAACGACAGCAGACCGTCATCCTTATAGGAAACCCATCCGGTtcgtttcttcaaatgcaTCGACGATTGAGAACCTGACCCTGCACCCATGCTACGCTGAATATCAATCTGACTGGCAAGCTTCGTAAGAGGTTGCGTCTGGTTGAACCCAGATGAACTTTTTCCTAGTCCCGGTGGTCTGGGAGCTGGTCCTATGTTCTGAAATTCATTATCGGAAATATTatttgctgctgcagaGAGCGACATCCTTGTTAAGCACTCTCTGATATAAATAACGACACTTTCTGAGCCTCCGTTTCACTAGATCGCTTCCTTCCCCGTGTAATACGTGTTCGTCTACTCCCAAATCCGGTCTTTCTGAACTAGTAGGACAACGATACACCACCCTACAACAGTCAGTTCAACTATCCGGCCTTGTCGTATGCTTTCCAGCGCGTTTCCAACTATCAAACTGCCATCCATAGTCTATTCTCTAAGCTGTTTCACCATCAAGTGGAAGCCACGTTGAGATCTGGAGCAGAAAGAAACTCTCCCGATCTAACATCTATTTCCTAATCCGGCAACTTCGCTTCCTAAAACAGCGAATTTCCCTTTCAGGAAAGTGGGGCTCGCGTCAATTTGAAATTTCGTGTGTATCACGTGCATCTCACGTGATATCAAATTCAATAGCATTCTGCACGAAAAATCTGCTGGCGACGAAGATTTTAGATGGACAGCTTATATGGCGCCAGAAACTGGTTCTGTGACGTCTggtttcttgaagaactaAGAAGCATGTTGCGGGGAGTCTCATTTTTGTTCAAGAGGCAGCTCTCGAGTTCATATTCTCCTGCCGGGGAATGTTCGGAATCCTTGGAGTTGGCGAAGCAATGGCTTCGCCAACTCAACGTTCATTCGGTACCGTTGAAGTTGTTTTCAGTCAGATATGACAGGTCAAGTGGCCCTGGGGGCCAGAATGTTAATAAAGTGAATAGCAAATGTACTCTAGTCTTATATAGCTTTTCTTCCTGTTCATGGATTCCAGAGGCTGTCAGAGACCAATTAAAGGAGAAGAATATGCGATACTATGCCAAGGGCAGCGATTCCCTTGTGATTCAGTCGGATGAATCTAGATCACGGGAGTCCAACAGGCAGATTTGCGTCGAAAAGCTGGTGAaggaaatcaagaagacTTGCAAGTTTCCGGGAAAAGCCTCTGAGGAGACGCTGGAGAAGTGGGACACTATAAAAGATAAGGCTAACGAGAGTCggatgagaaagaagaagcttaaTAGTGATAGGAAAAAACTCCGAGGTAAAAATAATTTTACATATTAATTATTTCgaatgatgatgacgtAGTTCTATAATCTATTTTATACTCCGATCCCTAGCTATGATCAGCGCTAGCGTTCGATAACGCATTACTTTTCCCCAGCCAATAATCCCTTCTAGTTTGCGCGTCTACTGTTATCTTCTTGAGAGCAGCCTCGGGTTTTCCACTCGCGCCTACTTCGGCATCCTCTGTATTCTCCTTTTCAGTGGTTCCGCTGCTCTCCCGTGCATCTAATGGATTGTAGTCATCCTCCCCCTCTCCGTCATCATTGGTCGATATTCCCATTAAACTGTCCACAGATTGCTTTTTCTTTTCGCTCCTGCTGTCTTTTGGAGAGTTTTTTGGTTTTGTAGCCCGCTTCTTCCTTGCAGGCTCCTCTACGTGATATGCGTCCTCACCCTTCCCGTTGAGGCCCTCGTCGCTACTATAGTCTGTGAATACTTCCTCATGAACGATTCTGGTTCGTTTCTTGTGGTAATTTTCGTTCTCAATAATGGCCTTGTTCTCCACAAGATCTCTCTCGTCATTGAAATCTCTTGGCTTGCCACGATACTTTATCACATTTCCCAATATGCTTCTGCCAACTCTATCTTTAAATGTCGCCATATCGAGTTCGAAACATCTGTCTGTCAATAAATCAAAAGCCCCAGCAAAAGACTTCTTAATGTCTCGAAGATTGAAAGATCCGCGACTGATGTTATTGGTCGGATCGCCAGGATCCTGAATGGCTAAAGTGAATGGACTTCTACCGGGCTGTAAATCTTTCCATTCACGTTTTGGAATATATGCAGGGTGCCCGTCTTGCACAGTTATCCCAACGTCATCGTAACCAAAGTTTTTACCATATAATTCGAAGAGATCTATTAGCAAGACCCCCAGGTTATCTCTGGGATCAATTTCTCCGGTGGCAACTCTTGGATGCAGATGCAAAAACGAATATACGAGACATATGATGCTGAACCCGCCTAGACCACCGGTATGAACGTTGTTAAGCCTCCTGGAGTGAAGAAACTGTTTCACGATCAGCACTAGCTCTCGCAAACCAGGCGTCTCCTCTAACCACTCCCTTATCAGCTTGGCGGCTTCTAAGCCGTTTGTGCGTTCGAAGGAGACATCGATATGGATCTGCGAATGTGGTTCAACGAATTTGATGATCGGTACACGAGCCTTGGCTATGACCTCCACCTGGCTCGCGAGCTTTCGTTGCTTTAAGAAGCTAGCCAAAGAATAAAGACTATTTCTGTTTTCCTTATCACCACTAGCACTGTTGACCACACAATCGATATCGGAGCCGGGCAGATAAAGGTCGGTAGCGTACGAACCGAATACGTGCAAATCGGCGTCCGGCCATAGGTCCTTCACCGCCGCACGTATCCTGCTGATTGTCCTATTACGAATTTCAATCTCCTGACGATTAGGGGAGATATAAGCTACAAAATCCTTAATCTCCATGGTCAACCAATCTGCAATCTCCTTCTGCTTAGAGTGATCATGGTTCAGGATCCAGGGATAGTCAGTATTCGTGGTGGCTCTTTTGGATGGAGATAGCTGACCTTCTGCGCCGGCACCATGTGGATGGTCCTGGTCCTCGCCAGATAGCTCAGGTTctggttcttcttctgagcTGTTAGAAAGTGCGATAAAGTCTTCGTTCGCTTCCAAGCCATTCTCGGATGTTGCAACACTAAGCTGTGGGCTTTGCCCCGAAGAAACGGTCTCTTCATGTTCGGATTCCACATCCACTACGGGGACCGAAGGTCGGGGACTGTCATAATGGCCGTCGTAATCATCATAACCATCATCATtatcctcttcatcgataacAAGGATGTCGTTACTAACGtggctctttttctttcttggagatCGCGTTTCTATATCGCTTGCATCAAGGTCCAAATTCTCGTACTTGTTAACGTGCTCATCAACTTGATTAAACACCTGGAACTGTTTCTCAGCTTTGCTTAACGAAGACTTTCGCATTCGCTTTACGATTCTTTTCTTCCGGTTTCTACTGTCAGAGGATCCGCTGGGTTTCTTCGAACCGGCACCATTGCTCCTGTTACGGTCGCTGGGCAAACTTGGTGATTTACGACCCATTAATCAGTTTGCAGCTTATGCTGGTGATGGTTGGTATGTTAGCTTCCTTAGCTCATCTCCTGGCAGAAAAATCTACAGCATATGACGTCTGTACGTGCATCATGACAGTAATACCAAAACACATATTAATTTAAACACAATATAATACATAGCCAAGGCCTCTTCTAGCTTCCCCGAAGCTCATCTGGAATGTTCTGGCCCTGGCACAACCAGCCAATGGGTTGTTTGAGTCCTTTCTCGCGATCTATGAATCTGTAGTCTTCCAGTAAGTTGACGGTGTAATCGAGCGCGTAGCCCTTGGCCAATCCCGTCTCGATTGCCTTGCAGAGCACCTTCCGGCGCGAATATCTTTTGTTAACGGCTGGGTCCCTTCTCCAGCCCGTCTGGTAAATCAATTCCATTTCTTTTATGGACGGCTGTCCGTTGATTCCCTCTGTGTATTCTTTCCAGACTTCCATGACTGAATGGGGTGACTTCATGAACTGGAAATTACCGACGAAAAGGcttctttttctctttcttccgGTGACCGTCAGGTACTGCTCTTCGGTCAGGCCATTCTCCACTTCCGCAGTGCCATTGTGATGCGGCTGATGCACCTCATTGTTCACCCCAGCAGCCGCTGGATTCGGGGCGCCATTTGGATTCTGATAAAGCGGATGTTCACTGATGCTCGACG
The sequence above is drawn from the Torulaspora globosa chromosome 5, complete sequence genome and encodes:
- the MON2 gene encoding Mon2p (ancestral locus Anc_3.61), encoding MTAASVEFNTFWKQLNSELQILSSEAKKRSAAIRVASDRSLEILRSVRSYEELSRHSEFVTPFVMSCSSKNAKLTTISMQCLQRLSSTPCLPSDRLSDVLDAFVLATQLALDLKLKVLQVLPIFFKNYAYHICGPLCVKILKCCSDLLQSSNKSPMVVGTASATLQQLMDEIFERLIPRKAENATQAENEKIYDVLVGNNESIKVDVYRHDANVLFSDLCSSFEVSDSPSKIGREPQLDMRNLPIDYGLEILESVLKNSTSLFLTYGDLQFLLRTKTVPFLLRCIQSSMNFAIVVRSYRCIKLLIRKEYLSVLELELEVVLSLMIHGISVESETPIWKKVLSLEVFSEMARNFDLLCAIFMTYDNYSDKKHILTSLLWECHRLLCQEDIRNCLCESPIIQRMELPIVTGEAFNSRTQLIHMLDKASPPPVSYIYLVWLILSISNEWSYGFSLAALELPGDSAKNHGPESEDLQTIYKGTFPELFSISKKFLYSTALDVSLFHSVVRAFQKLAHAAGILSLAEQLNQCVAIFSISIVKNTEGWPEVPQIAQPQQALAPNSAIKSEEASYAVAEKVYQGARSKLPYRNINQAQLSLFRALISLSVSLGQTLPPSTWTYILKTWQWISYYVNGPSADFMEGFYLEDVPSPPLISKNDLVTIENTTRKLLETTISYSDSGFKTLVEKLISESNDILASCTKGRSKEDSSQASIPACRYNKTFFISELGELTVCNLDRFANSRSGREYWLSISNYLTSLIADRNVSTVAIRLYASKTLTDIIRKACIKIGEVEDPTARNKKFQSFECLVIDPLMNSIEALKNLDITKDAIYSGLVRAESEILLQSLSTLKNILNEFGDIMTETWPTVFKIINSPFYWNSESIDNMLSADEDDSSLVNGIAQKHIEMIQVSYDVFKLVSDDFLQTLPLEVIKCVIDTIVHFVTQKQNLNISFSSLSQFWSLGDYFRMQESANQNAWLGIDSSRFVDNITKGKLMDVIVAKDSTPFEVHCGLWLYLLKELTGCSEDERKEVKNGAIQTLFRIIDSHSAYFPSWKLIFLEVIKPLLSTKRDANQLLNDVEFWNHTLEGLVKLYPVHFGNFSDEGSAREEWITLLNFLQLLLNSGLPEVSYVAIVNYRTLLKAMVNLKKVPQEVLAKCVSIWSGYDVVYNDMPSSNSPIQKNGYDCIHELITSFPYLYEIVTTYQKMSVEFVEITLNLFNSAVRYPLLPEHTKDNLKPSSLQSAVLSGLEIFRPSHDDDVDTLILYQLSVIVTLPFETREKIEKKLLPKLPNSSKARLPTFGAVSASALEIFNKRLLNGKVDSWGPLKEKYTIKMFKNLGEVIRRKSLIRNAGNESPIYTAACEACAILTNRIFGLFSTSKMSVQVQDNFFDVFIEIASSPLQRIDMVTDSETEHFDANAYSMLRNIFIRQDVIGLFKQAQIEKILSSVWAGSFLYEKDEIEMEIMNRNQSLRDLAKGLANFDFDYIAASTVETTVLSKSECALICLRDLVHFVRFSEEQFETLRKLCAPYLVCRIAFVLRRFISHESLRRMAPIPKIRKLELQILIHGLHGIVEDLLIGSNSSKDAICNDLKLLHPLILRAMPLSHMLENLQKELLDLSLGLTKLTSN
- a CDS encoding uncharacterized protein (ancestral locus Anc_3.60); the encoded protein is MSLSAAANNISDNEFQNIGPAPRPPGLGKSSSGFNQTQPLTKLASQIDIQRSMGAGSGSQSSMHLKKRTGWVSYKDDGLLSFLWQKRYMVLNDSYLALYKNDKVADDPVLQIPLTSIVSVSRNQLKQNCFEIVRSNERLSSSSNSSASTGSSGSGNTGDSGSRKSIFISPKTEQELHSWLDAIFAKCPLLSGVSSPTNFTHKVHVGFDPETGSFVGMPSNWEKLLKHSRITGEDWNNDSAAVIQVLRFYQEYNGISGNASNPSINNASQHPPLNAAKSGSSLKSSSNNIYKNLNASNSSVGPTGLLAQRHAPSPPNTKVSRVPEKATLPLLKTNTPSPQHFTPYQQQTQHPRHTQQAGSGHSPNSPYGQRNLPHANFQQQSHQQQQHGQQTSYQSTGYRPHHNNVNPYAKQPTTYASKSSEQNTRDISPQQGTAIPPRLHPQRAAPQPPSAVRTAQKNVQTSNLGSSSTQAHYERSEDQRPSPTTHRAEQQPLQPLRQAPKKPLTEQKSHAGVTKQRKPTKPSMSNAEIMAKLNTVALNLDPSPYFNMIEKAGQGASGSVYLAQRIMLPPKLTEEELDNNQERSQAGDKVAIKQMILSKQPRKELIVNEILVMKDSRHKNIVNFLEAYLKTEDDLWVVMEFMEGGSLTDIIENSPSNGSMNSPLTEPQIAYIVRETCHGLRFLHDKNIIHRDIKSDNVLLDTRARVKITDFGFCAKLTDKRSKRATMVGTPYWMAPEVVKQREYDEKVDVWSLGIMGIEMLEGEPPYLNEDPLKALYLIATNGTPKLKHPETLSLEIKRFLSVCLCVDVRYRASTEELLHHTFFNMACGPEDLTPLLSWKK
- the PTH4 gene encoding Pth4p (ancestral locus Anc_3.59), with translation MDSLYGARNWFCDVWFLEELRSMLRGVSFLFKRQLSSSYSPAGECSESLELAKQWLRQLNVHSVPLKLFSVRYDRSSGPGGQNVNKVNSKCTLVLYSFSSCSWIPEAVRDQLKEKNMRYYAKGSDSLVIQSDESRSRESNRQICVEKLVKEIKKTCKFPGKASEETLEKWDTIKDKANESRMRKKKLNSDRKKLRGKNNFTY
- the PAP2 gene encoding non-canonical poly(A) polymerase PAP2 (ancestral locus Anc_3.58), translating into MGRKSPSLPSDRNRSNGAGSKKPSGSSDSRNRKKRIVKRMRKSSLSKAEKQFQVFNQVDEHVNKYENLDLDASDIETRSPRKKKSHVSNDILVIDEEDNDDGYDDYDGHYDSPRPSVPVVDVESEHEETVSSGQSPQLSVATSENGLEANEDFIALSNSSEEEPEPELSGEDQDHPHGAGAEGQLSPSKRATTNTDYPWILNHDHSKQKEIADWLTMEIKDFVAYISPNRQEIEIRNRTISRIRAAVKDLWPDADLHVFGSYATDLYLPGSDIDCVVNSASGDKENRNSLYSLASFLKQRKLASQVEVIAKARVPIIKFVEPHSQIHIDVSFERTNGLEAAKLIREWLEETPGLRELVLIVKQFLHSRRLNNVHTGGLGGFSIICLVYSFLHLHPRVATGEIDPRDNLGVLLIDLFELYGKNFGYDDVGITVQDGHPAYIPKREWKDLQPGRSPFTLAIQDPGDPTNNISRGSFNLRDIKKSFAGAFDLLTDRCFELDMATFKDRVGRSILGNVIKYRGKPRDFNDERDLVENKAIIENENYHKKRTRIVHEEVFTDYSSDEGLNGKGEDAYHVEEPARKKRATKPKNSPKDSRSEKKKQSVDSLMGISTNDDGEGEDDYNPLDARESSGTTEKENTEDAEVGASGKPEAALKKITVDAQTRRDYWLGKSNALSNASADHS